The segment GCTGCGAAGCGCGATGCATCCGCCTGCGCTGCGTCGCGCGACCCTCTGCAGATCTACGGATCTGCGATCGGATCACGCTTCTTGCTCAGGCGGCGACTCCCGCTTCTCGCTCGAATCCTCCCTGTGCAGAGATTCCCTAGAAGGTCAGAAGAGCGCGATCCCGACGAAGATCAGACTCACGATGAAACCGATTGCAGGCACCCAGCGAGGTATGTCGAGCACTCCGGAAACGCTGGAAGGTCTGGCCTTGAGCCGCCAGAGAGCGAGATTGACCAGCGCGAAGATCGCCAGCGTCAGCACCGAGGTGATCGCCGCCAGTGGAGCCAGGGGCAAGAACAGCGCCAGAATCCAGGTCACAATCGTTGCGACGACCGTCGCCAGGACTGGCGTACGGGTACTCGGATGTACCTGCCCCAGAACTTTCGGCAGCGAACCCTGGCGAGCCAGTCCGTAAAGAACGCGCGGCGCCATGACCAGCTGAATGAGCGCCCCATTGAGCATGGCCACCACGCCGATGAACCCGATCAGTGTCGGTTCGAGACCGGTCGTACGCTGCCAGAGCATCGCCAGGGGTGCGGCGCTTTCGGCCAGTTCCTCCGGTGGCACCGCCAGGACGGCGACCGTCGCCAGACCCACGTAGAACACACTCGTCAGTACCAGAGTCGAGATAATGGCGATCGGCATGGAACGGCGAACGTCGCGAACCTCCTCGGCCACGTTGACCATGTCTTCGAAGCCGATGAACGCGTAGAAAGCCAGTATCGTTGCTCCCAGGATTCCATTCCAGGCGCCGAGTTCGAGTGGCGGAAGGAACTCGCTCCAGCGCTGGGGAAGATCGGTCAGCGATGCGGATGCGGCGGCAATGATCGCCACCACACCGCCGACTTCGATCACGGTGATGATGCCGGCCAGGCGGACGGATACGCCGATTCCCCAGGCTGAGATCGCACCCAGCCCGATCACGAAGAGGGTAATGCTCAACGCACGCGGGATCTCGACGAGTTCGGCCAGATAGCCGACAAAACCATTGGCGACCGCAGCGGCCGAGACCGTGCCCGCGAGCGCGACCATCAGTCCGACGAGGGTCGCGAGCCAGCGCAGGCCGAACCCCTTGCGAACGTAGAGAGCCTCACCGGCACTCTGCGGATACAGGGATGAGAGTTCGGCGAAGGAAAGAGCGCTGACGCCCGCAATCAGTGAGGCGAGCAGGAACGCCAGGGGCGCAGCCATGCCCGCTCCACCCGCGACCTCTCCAGTCAGTGCGTAGATTCCCGCGCCGACGGTCGTTCCCAGCCCGTAGAGCGTCAGCAGCCAGACCGACAGAGTTCGCTTCAGCTTTGGCTCTTCAGAAACCATGGTGGATGTTTCCTGTTCCGGGTAGGGGTCGATAATGGAAAATTCGACTCACTTTCGAGACAATTCACCTCGGCAACGGCTCCCGAGTCATACCTAAAGGCTTCCGGAGCATGTTCGCAAGCGGCATGCCGCTTGCTCCATGTCCGGACGGAGGTAGCGATGAAACGCATCCTGATCGCGACGGACGACTCGCCTCACGCGGCCCGCGCGGGCGACCACGGCGAGGCGTTGGCGCAACTCTACGGCGCCGAACTCGAACTCTTCACCTCGGTGTTCATCTCATCGGTCCCATTAGGGCCCTACGCAATCGACATGCCCGGAGATTTTGTCGAGATTGCCCGCAAGCAGGCGGTAGAGAAACTCGAAGAAATGGCCGTGCGGATGCGCAAGCCCGACCTCCCGGTCTCTGCTCGAGTGGCCGTCGAAGATGCCTCGACCGCGATCTGCGCGCGGGCGAAGGAAATCGATGCAGATCTGATCGCCATCGGAACGCGCGGGCGCACGGGACTGGCGCACGTGGTCCTGGGCAGCGTTGCAGAACGCGTCGCGCGACTCGCCCCCTGCCCCGTGCTGACTGCTCACTCCGATTCGCCGGCTCCATCCGCCTACAAGACGATCCTGGTGCCGACGGACTTCTCGAAACACGCACACGCGGCGCTGGAGTGGGCGCAGAAGCTGGCCGTACGCACGGCCGGTCGGATCATCTTGATGCACAGCACGCATCTCAGGCCGCCTAGCGAAAGAGCCGAGGCCTTTGCGAACGAATCGTTCGCAGATGCACTTCAGCGCGACGCCCAGAAAGGACTCGACGAGTTGCGAAACGAACTGGGGGGCCTGGAGGTCGAGACGCATGTCTCGAGCACCATGCCCGACCTGGCGGTGATCAAGCACGCCGAGCAGACTTGCGCCGATCTGATCGTGATGGGGACTCGGGGACTCACGGGACTTTCCCACGTGGTGCTCGGAAGCGTCGCAGAGCGAGTGATTCGCCGCTCGGCCGTTCCGGTGATCACGCTGAAGGTCGCCGACTGAGCCGCATCGCGCACGTCGGACTGGCCGGTCTCTTCCTGGCATTCCTGGTCGAGGTTGTGGTGCTGGGCCTGGCCCCACCGGACCGCGCCACCTGGGCACTCGAGAACGTGCTCGTAGCCATCGGCCTGCCTCTGCTCGTTCTTTCGTGGTATCGCTTCCGCCTTTCGGCGTCGTCCTACGTCTTGATCCTGGTCTTCCTGGCCGTGCACGAGATCGGCTCCCACTACACCTACTCGCTGGTACCCTACGACCGCTGGTTCGAAGCGTTGACGGGAAACTCCCTGAACTCGCTTCTGTCCTGGGAACGCAACCACTTCGATCGCGCGGTTCATTTTCTGTTCGGACTTCTGCTCACGTTCCCGATTTTCGAATTGACTTCGCGCGCCGACTTGCGGGGAACGCTCTGGAGTTATCTGTTACCGGTTTTACTGTTGCTGTCCGGATCTGCGCTTTATGAACTTCTTGAATGGACGGCGGCCATGGTCTTTGCCGAGGACACGGGCATTGCCTACGTCGGTGCCCAGGGAGACGTCTGGGATTCGCACCGGGACATGGCGCTGGCCGGTGCGGGCTCTGTAGCGGCGATGATCGCGACCGCGCTTCAGCGCCGGTTTTCCGTCTCCGGAAAGCGCTGATCTTGCGCTTCGGCCAACTCCAGTTTCGGCGCGATGTCTCGCGCTTCGAACCATTTCTCCAGAAACTCCAGCCGCGGAAGGATGCGCGCTCCGAACGCCGCTTTGTACTCCGGACTCGGGTGACCCATGTTCCAGAACGCATAGCCGCAGTCCCGTAGCATCTCCGCCAGCAGGTACATCTGGAGCGTGCCGAAATGGCGGTACTCGCGATCGTCGGGACTGCAGAACCCCGACAGACTCGTGTAGGTGCGACCGATCGTGTAACCGAACTCACCCGCCACCAGTTCGTTGCGCTTCTGCGACCACAACTCGATTCCGTGGATCGCGAATCCCGGAGCCGAATTGCGCGGAAGTTTGCCGACGAGTTCGCGATAACGCTGGAGTATCCAGGTCCGGTCGTGGTAGGCGGCCAGGTTCTCCAGCACGCGCTCGGCGGACGCCACGACTCGGAGTTCGACGCCTTCTTCGGTCAGTCGTTGCGATCGCAGCAGGCGCCGCAGATTCCGCGAGCGGTGCAGGTTCTGCCAATCGAGAACCGCGTAGCTGTCCTGTAGCTCGGGAATGAGCAGCGGTCCGATTTCGGGATCCTCGTGCGCGATGCAGATGAATCCCGCATGAGCCAGCGCGACGTAGAACTCCGGATCCCACGTATCGTCCCAGAAGAGCACCTGATCCAGGTCCGGGTAGATGAGTGAGTGGAGAACCTCCGGGCGGAGCATCTCGGGGGTGATGGGGTAGATCGAGCCCATCCCCCGAGGATACACGTGTTGCACCCCCGGCAGGCTGTTCGGCCCGCTGGCTGTTCGGCCGTTATCCCCAGTCGGAACCGGTTCTCCAGCTCATTGCCGCAGCGCTTTCAGAATGGCCGCCAGACGCATTCCGCGAGCTTGGATCTGTTCC is part of the bacterium genome and harbors:
- a CDS encoding DUF2238 domain-containing protein — encoded protein: MSRIAHVGLAGLFLAFLVEVVVLGLAPPDRATWALENVLVAIGLPLLVLSWYRFRLSASSYVLILVFLAVHEIGSHYTYSLVPYDRWFEALTGNSLNSLLSWERNHFDRAVHFLFGLLLTFPIFELTSRADLRGTLWSYLLPVLLLLSGSALYELLEWTAAMVFAEDTGIAYVGAQGDVWDSHRDMALAGAGSVAAMIATALQRRFSVSGKR
- a CDS encoding universal stress protein; protein product: MKRILIATDDSPHAARAGDHGEALAQLYGAELELFTSVFISSVPLGPYAIDMPGDFVEIARKQAVEKLEEMAVRMRKPDLPVSARVAVEDASTAICARAKEIDADLIAIGTRGRTGLAHVVLGSVAERVARLAPCPVLTAHSDSPAPSAYKTILVPTDFSKHAHAALEWAQKLAVRTAGRIILMHSTHLRPPSERAEAFANESFADALQRDAQKGLDELRNELGGLEVETHVSSTMPDLAVIKHAEQTCADLIVMGTRGLTGLSHVVLGSVAERVIRRSAVPVITLKVAD
- a CDS encoding amino acid permease, whose product is MVSEEPKLKRTLSVWLLTLYGLGTTVGAGIYALTGEVAGGAGMAAPLAFLLASLIAGVSALSFAELSSLYPQSAGEALYVRKGFGLRWLATLVGLMVALAGTVSAAAVANGFVGYLAELVEIPRALSITLFVIGLGAISAWGIGVSVRLAGIITVIEVGGVVAIIAAASASLTDLPQRWSEFLPPLELGAWNGILGATILAFYAFIGFEDMVNVAEEVRDVRRSMPIAIISTLVLTSVFYVGLATVAVLAVPPEELAESAAPLAMLWQRTTGLEPTLIGFIGVVAMLNGALIQLVMAPRVLYGLARQGSLPKVLGQVHPSTRTPVLATVVATIVTWILALFLPLAPLAAITSVLTLAIFALVNLALWRLKARPSSVSGVLDIPRWVPAIGFIVSLIFVGIALF
- a CDS encoding GNAT family N-acetyltransferase codes for the protein MGSIYPITPEMLRPEVLHSLIYPDLDQVLFWDDTWDPEFYVALAHAGFICIAHEDPEIGPLLIPELQDSYAVLDWQNLHRSRNLRRLLRSQRLTEEGVELRVVASAERVLENLAAYHDRTWILQRYRELVGKLPRNSAPGFAIHGIELWSQKRNELVAGEFGYTIGRTYTSLSGFCSPDDREYRHFGTLQMYLLAEMLRDCGYAFWNMGHPSPEYKAAFGARILPRLEFLEKWFEARDIAPKLELAEAQDQRFPETENRR